The Tenacibaculum jejuense genome includes a window with the following:
- the secDF gene encoding protein translocase subunit SecDF translates to MQNKGLIRLFAILFGLVSLYQLSFTFFGNKVENEAKAFAEANLGENKSGKELARLERKYLDSVANKEVVLGNTYNDIKDKEMNLGLDLKGGINAILQVSVKDILIGLSNESKNQVFRTALANADEAQKNAQDDYIDLFYEEFEKASKGSIKLSDPKIFGNKLLREKIDFNKTNSEVKAVLQEEINSSIGTAFQVLRSRVDKFGVVQPNIQRIGTSGRIQVELPGAKDVERVTKLLVSTAKLQFWEVYSNTEVISFLSQANLKSIELLKKSAEKEVTKEKDTAKSNLADLLGDDTDSTSVANSEMLFNFFIPNQQQFGSVIGYSKIQDTAKVNSILKNKQITALLPANLRNTKFLWDYKPDTQDADSGDNSDSFIRLYAIKSNREGIADIEGDVIADASQQFDQLGKPEVSMTMNTKGTKLWSSLTEKNINKHVAIVLDDYVYSAPIIKGKLGSTSSISGGSMTVEEAQDIATVLKAGKLPAPARIIESEVVGPSLGKEAINASMWSFALAIVLVLIWMVLYYGKAGLYANIALLVNILFIFGVLASFNSVLTLPGIAGIILTIGMSVDANVIIFERIKEALNSGKSLFESVSEGFSFKGALSAILDANITTFLTGVILYVFGTGPIKGFALTLMIGIATSLFTAIFITRLFVDGAVTKGSNLTFNTNISKNWFKNINIEFLRKRKIAYIISGVFIVIGLVSIFSIGLKQGVDFKGGRSFVVRFDKDMKANDVAESLKEVFGTAPEVKTYGATNQLKITTVFKIEEKSKEVDELVQNTLYKGLKTYLSDLSYENFKPGFDKGENAQGIMSARKVDPTIADDIKQAAIFAVFGSLLVVFLYILLRFRKVSFSIGAVAAVFHDVLIVLGIFSILYKIMPFDMEIGQSFIAAILTVVGYSLNDTVVIFDRIREYADNSSSFTASLVDKALSSTLGRTINTSLTTLLVMLAIFFFGGDSIKGFMFALIIGVIVGTYSSLFVATPIMFDATKNKETKN, encoded by the coding sequence ATGCAAAACAAAGGTCTAATCAGATTATTTGCAATCCTTTTCGGATTAGTAAGCTTATACCAATTATCATTTACGTTTTTTGGGAACAAGGTTGAAAATGAAGCTAAAGCATTTGCTGAAGCTAATCTTGGTGAAAATAAAAGTGGTAAGGAATTAGCTAGACTTGAGAGAAAATATCTTGATAGTGTTGCAAATAAAGAGGTAGTATTAGGTAACACCTACAATGACATTAAAGACAAAGAAATGAATCTTGGTCTTGATTTAAAAGGTGGTATTAATGCTATTTTACAAGTATCAGTAAAGGATATCTTAATAGGATTATCTAACGAGTCAAAAAATCAAGTTTTCAGAACTGCTTTAGCAAATGCAGATGAAGCTCAGAAAAATGCTCAAGATGATTATATCGATTTATTTTACGAAGAATTTGAAAAAGCGAGTAAGGGTTCTATTAAATTAAGTGATCCTAAAATCTTTGGAAATAAATTATTACGCGAAAAAATTGACTTCAATAAAACTAACAGTGAAGTAAAAGCTGTTTTACAAGAAGAAATCAACAGCTCTATAGGAACTGCTTTTCAAGTATTGAGAAGTCGTGTAGATAAATTCGGGGTTGTACAACCAAATATTCAAAGAATAGGTACATCAGGAAGAATTCAAGTTGAATTACCTGGAGCCAAAGATGTAGAACGTGTTACTAAATTATTAGTAAGTACAGCTAAATTACAGTTTTGGGAAGTATATTCTAATACTGAGGTGATATCATTCTTATCTCAAGCTAACTTAAAATCAATTGAATTATTAAAAAAATCAGCTGAGAAAGAAGTTACTAAAGAAAAAGATACTGCTAAAAGTAATTTAGCAGATTTACTTGGAGATGATACAGACTCTACTTCTGTAGCTAACTCTGAAATGTTATTCAACTTTTTTATACCAAACCAACAACAATTTGGTTCTGTTATTGGATATTCTAAAATTCAAGATACGGCAAAAGTAAATAGCATATTAAAAAATAAGCAAATTACTGCCTTATTACCAGCCAATTTAAGAAACACAAAATTCTTATGGGATTACAAACCTGATACTCAAGATGCTGATTCTGGAGATAACTCTGATAGTTTTATTCGTTTATATGCTATCAAGTCGAACAGAGAAGGTATTGCAGATATTGAAGGTGATGTAATTGCTGATGCTTCACAACAGTTTGACCAATTAGGTAAACCAGAGGTAAGCATGACCATGAATACTAAAGGTACTAAATTGTGGAGTAGTTTAACTGAAAAGAACATTAACAAGCATGTTGCTATTGTTCTTGATGATTATGTATACTCTGCTCCTATCATTAAAGGTAAATTAGGAAGTACATCTTCAATTTCTGGTGGTTCAATGACAGTAGAAGAAGCACAAGATATTGCTACTGTTTTAAAAGCTGGTAAATTACCTGCTCCAGCAAGAATTATCGAATCTGAAGTTGTTGGTCCATCTTTAGGTAAAGAAGCTATAAACGCAAGTATGTGGTCTTTTGCTTTAGCAATTGTTCTAGTATTAATTTGGATGGTGTTATACTATGGTAAAGCAGGTTTATATGCTAATATTGCCTTATTAGTTAACATCTTATTCATCTTCGGAGTTTTAGCTTCATTTAACTCTGTATTAACGCTACCAGGTATTGCAGGTATCATATTAACTATTGGTATGTCGGTAGATGCCAATGTAATTATCTTTGAAAGAATTAAAGAAGCTTTAAATTCAGGAAAAAGTTTATTCGAATCAGTTAGTGAAGGTTTTAGTTTTAAAGGAGCATTATCTGCAATCTTAGATGCTAACATCACTACATTCTTAACTGGTGTTATCTTATATGTTTTTGGTACAGGACCTATTAAAGGATTTGCATTAACATTAATGATCGGTATTGCTACTTCTTTATTTACTGCAATTTTTATTACTCGTTTATTTGTTGACGGTGCTGTAACTAAAGGAAGTAATTTAACTTTCAACACAAACATTTCTAAAAACTGGTTTAAGAATATTAATATTGAATTCTTAAGAAAACGTAAAATCGCTTATATCATTTCTGGTGTATTTATCGTAATAGGTTTAGTTTCTATATTTTCTATTGGTTTAAAACAAGGAGTTGATTTTAAAGGAGGTAGATCTTTTGTTGTACGTTTTGATAAAGACATGAAAGCTAACGATGTAGCAGAGTCCTTAAAAGAAGTTTTTGGAACTGCTCCTGAAGTAAAAACTTATGGTGCAACTAATCAGTTAAAAATAACTACTGTTTTTAAGATTGAAGAAAAGAGTAAAGAAGTTGATGAATTAGTTCAAAATACTTTATACAAAGGATTAAAAACTTATTTATCAGACCTAAGTTACGAAAACTTTAAGCCTGGTTTTGATAAAGGTGAAAACGCACAAGGTATAATGAGTGCTAGAAAAGTAGATCCAACAATTGCTGATGATATCAAACAAGCTGCAATATTTGCTGTATTTGGTTCTTTATTGGTAGTTTTCTTATATATCTTATTACGATTCAGAAAAGTTTCTTTCTCTATCGGTGCAGTAGCCGCTGTATTCCATGATGTTTTAATTGTATTAGGAATCTTCTCTATATTATATAAAATCATGCCTTTCGATATGGAAATTGGTCAGTCATTTATAGCAGCAATACTAACTGTAGTTGGTTACTCGCTGAATGATACCGTAGTAATTTTCGATAGAATTAGAGAATATGCTGATAACAGTTCTTCTTTTACAGCTAGCCTAGTAGATAAAGCTTTAAGTAGTACTCTTGGTAGAACTATCAACACCTCTTTAACAACATTATTAGTAATGTTAGCGATCTTCTTCTTTGGAGGAGATAGTATCAAAGGATTCATGTTCGCTTTAATTATTGGTGTTATTGTGGGTACTTATTCATCTTTATTTGTAGCAACACCTATTATGTTTGACGCTACTAAAAATAAAGAAACTAAAAATTAA
- the rplT gene encoding 50S ribosomal protein L20: MPRSVNSVASRNRRKKILKQAKGYFGRRKNVYTVAKNAVEKGLQYAYRDRKNKKRNFRSLWIQRINAGARQYGMSYSQFMGKVKANNIELNRKVLADLAMNNPEAFKAIVDKVK; the protein is encoded by the coding sequence ATGCCAAGATCAGTAAATTCTGTAGCTTCAAGAAATAGAAGAAAAAAAATCTTGAAGCAAGCTAAAGGTTACTTCGGACGTAGAAAAAACGTTTATACAGTAGCTAAAAATGCGGTTGAGAAAGGATTACAATATGCTTACCGTGACCGTAAAAACAAGAAAAGAAACTTCCGTTCATTATGGATCCAACGTATTAACGCTGGAGCTCGTCAGTACGGAATGTCTTACTCACAGTTTATGGGTAAAGTAAAAGCTAATAACATCGAATTAAACCGTAAGGTTTTAGCAGATTTAGCTATGAACAACCCAGAAGCTTTTAAGGCAATCGTAGATAAAGTAAAATAA
- the rpmI gene encoding 50S ribosomal protein L35: protein MPKMKTKSSAKKRFKLTGSGKIKRKHAFKSHILTKKSKKRKLALTHSTLVHKSDESNIKQQLLLK, encoded by the coding sequence ATGCCTAAAATGAAAACTAAATCTAGTGCCAAGAAACGTTTTAAGTTAACTGGTTCTGGAAAGATCAAAAGAAAGCACGCGTTTAAAAGTCATATCTTAACAAAGAAGTCTAAAAAACGTAAGCTTGCATTAACACACTCTACGTTAGTACACAAATCTGACGAGAGTAACATTAAGCAACAATTATTATTAAAATAA
- the infC gene encoding translation initiation factor IF-3 produces MKEDQHRINDKIKYVDEVRLVGDNVEVGVYSLAKAKAIAQEQELDLVEISPKAVPPVCKVIDYKKFLYEQKKREKALKAKATKVVVKEIRFGPQTDEHDYEFKKKHAIKFLQDGAKLKAYVFFKGRSIIFKEQGQILLLKLAQELEEYGKVEQMPKLEGKRMIMFIAPKKVK; encoded by the coding sequence ATTAAAGAAGATCAACATAGAATTAATGACAAAATTAAATATGTTGATGAAGTTCGTCTAGTAGGCGACAACGTAGAAGTAGGTGTGTATTCACTTGCAAAAGCTAAAGCAATAGCTCAAGAGCAAGAGCTAGATTTAGTTGAAATATCTCCTAAAGCAGTCCCTCCTGTTTGTAAAGTTATTGACTATAAAAAATTCCTTTACGAGCAAAAGAAGCGTGAAAAAGCATTAAAAGCAAAAGCGACTAAGGTGGTTGTTAAGGAAATTCGTTTCGGACCTCAAACAGATGAGCATGATTACGAATTCAAAAAGAAACATGCGATTAAGTTCTTACAAGACGGAGCTAAGTTAAAAGCATATGTATTCTTTAAAGGTCGTTCTATCATATTTAAAGAACAAGGGCAAATTTTATTATTAAAATTAGCTCAAGAACTAGAAGAATATGGTAAAGTAGAACAAATGCCAAAATTGGAAGGTAAACGTATGATTATGTTTATCGCTCCTAAAAAAGTGAAGTAA